GACCAGCTTTTTGTAAAGCAGACTCAAGAGATTGGGGAACGCATTTGACAGCAAAGCGAAACACTTCTTGTCCATTCATCTGAATGCAAGAGTATGAAGATTGCTTCGGTGGAAAGTCACCCAACGCTGACCCATTGGAGCTCAAGGCACCATCGGTTTGGGATTCTTTAACAGAAGCATTCAAATGTCtgcaaaaaaaacaagagaatcTCAAGGGAAAATAACAAGAAGATGAATCTTAAGAAGCCTCTAAGGATATATGAATCTAAATTACCTACGACCGTCTCCATCGCTGTGCACATCAAAACTGTATAACCCATCATCCTCAATGTCACAAGCCTGCATGAAATGAAACTACCAATTTAAAACTAAAGAACAAAGATTGGTCTTTTAAATTCAGTGAAGCTAATAAACAAACATAGTATACTAATAACCGGTGGAGAATGTTCAGTACCTGAACAACCACAGCACCAGCAGCATCTCCAAAGAGGATGCAAGTTCCTCTATCAGTCCAATCAACAAAGCGAGATAAAGAATCAGCTCCAATCACTAAAACATTCTTAAAACCACCTcctacaaagaaaaagaaaagaacagtTATTAGTACAGACTTATCTTATGAGCTACTAATCATCTTATTTGACTTTATACCTCTTATATGACAAGCAGCTGAGACTAGACCCAAAACAAATCCACTACAAGCAGCTGTGATATCATACGCCAAAGGGTTCTTTGTGCAACCAAGCGCCTTCTGAATCTGCCATCAATACAGAAACAATCAGCATGTGACTTTTCACTCCatcaaaatagaaataaataccTGTGGAGCAGCACCAAAGAGATCATCAGGAGTGGAAGTACACATCAGGACTAAGTCAATATCCTCAGGAGCAACCTCCGCCATTTCAAGGGCTTTGGTCGCTGCTTCCACTGCTAAGCCAACCAAGCTATCTTTGCCTGATACAACTCTGCGGTTGCGGATACCAGTGCGAGTAGCTATCCATTCATCATTAGTATCGACGATCTTCGCGAGATCATCATTAGAAATGAGAAGACTTGGGACAGCTGAACCAGATCCAATCAGTTTGCAGCCACTCGGAACTAGCCTTTAAGCAGACAGAACAAAAGGAATGTTGAATAAGAGACCATTTAAATTGTTTTGTCTTAAAGATCTTCCCTTTAGAGCTAAGCTAAGACTTAATCAGAGACAAAAGCAAAACTTGTGTTCTGTCTTAAAAGATCTTCCTTAAAGCTAAAGCTAAGACATAATAAAGTAATCAACTTTCGAATTAGAATCAATGAATTGTTAAAGAAGGAATCAAAGACTGAGTTTTTTATCACCTGGGTGGTCGGTATTGAGAGGGAGAACGAGAAGCATTGTCATCGAGGGAGCTGAGGCTAGAGCAGAGGACCCTTTTGGAGAATCGTTTCGAGACGCAAAACCCAGATCCAGAAACTTGAATCGGGAGGTGGGTTCTGCTTCGCATTGAGGAAATCGAAGGATGAGTGAAGAAGCCAGATGCATTCGCCATTGTTTGAACAAAGGAATCGAAGAAAGGAAGAAGCTTTGCTGTCTATATTGTGATTACAGAGATTGAGAGGAGAGGAAGAATTTCGAAATAGTTTATTAGTAAAAATATCGAATCTTCGGAAGTTCCGAAGCGGAGAGAGGAGGAGACAGAGAGAAGGTTGAGAGCAGTGGCAGCTCAATTTTGAGGAGATTCCAAtgcttattcttttttttttttttttttttaactcaacatCAACTTTTCATTAACCAATTAAGGGTACACATGATTTTACACCCACAGTGTTTCAACCACACTTACAACAAAGAGATTAGTATCATCTAGAATCACTACTTGGATCCTACACTACCAATCTGAACCTTTGTTGCAATTTTCACCCAATGAACACGACACTCTTCCCACTACACAGGAAAAGCCGGCTCTTAACCAAACTACTTGGACCATAGGGAGTGAAGGCAGTGTAGATAGATAGTGTTCATCACTCGCCAAGTTACCATATTGACACAATGACATCGGTCTCCCAAGGATTTGATTGATGAACCGGACCAATGCCTCATCACCTCTCGGTGCTTCTCTTGGTTGGACTCAACACGACTGATCTGAAAGCTTCACTCCTAACGCCAACAGAAACTTAAACCCCTACATTCGACCTAATGGTGCGACCAACACCTACTAACGcaagagaaaaaacaaaactactCCCGAGTCCAATCTTAGTCTAACCTACTGATTCCATATGATCGACTTATAGGTACATGAACCAGTAGCTTCTTCACCAAAGGCGCATCCTCGAGTTAGCGTCATCCTCTTGGTGTTCAGAGTTGCGACCCTCAGCCAAAAATTGGACACATAGATCCGAAATGAAAGTCGGGTCTTGACAAACAGACATGAGTCGATGTAAAACAGATCCAAGCTTTTCGAGAAGCAAAGTCCTTACCCACGGTTTAATGGTTGTTCTCTTCGTCGCAGGGGTCTAGAACTATCGCCACAAACCACCGCTATGTTTGACTTTTCCGTTTCCACCTAATCGGCGAAGCCCATGATTTGTGTGGAGCCCGATTCGGAAACCATACTCTGTAAACTTGTCTTCAAATAGCTCCTCCTCACATCTCACCGCCTCGTAAAGGCCAAGATCCATGTGAAAGGAGGTGTCTTTCGAGCTCACGCGCCGTCGCCAAATCGGAAACACCAGGGATCTAAAAAGGGAAAAACAGATCCGGTTTCTCCGCTACCCTAAAAGCCGACTCTCCACACCACCGCCGCCACGTAAGCCTCGCCGTCACTCCAGATCTTGTCGGGATTCGCCACCGTCCTCCTTGAATCTAGGCTTCAGATGAGTTTCCTTAAACCCAGAATACACGAGCATCTCGGCAGACGGACATGACGAAGGTGTAGAgagcaaaataaaaagagattaGAGGGAAGGAGGGTTCCTCCGGCGCCGGATTAACCGGGCCGGAGTTAGGTCGCCGGGTTTCTTTAGAGAGAGGTGGGAgcgtttgttttttatttattttttgtgtgtCCAATGCTTATTCAAAACTAACCACTCATGAACCAATttgcatttttttatattttactgtaaatcgttaaaaaaaattatgaaaacaaaattcttattttcattttcttcttttacttttatatatttactttatatgtatatttttaatattaattttattatattacatATGATAATGTACAACTGAGAATGTTTTATTTGTGAGTTACAAAAATTTACGCAAGTTCTATTTAcattatacaaaattttatttgcaTTACACTTAGGGTAAATCTTTAATAAGGACCCAAATTtaagccaaaaaaaaatctttaataaggactcaaaaaaaataaaaacacatacAAAAATGACCTTtattaaatagataaataataattacttCTTTATTGTATGGATATaccaatttaaataattttttaaataattttttttcgagaaagttttattcaatatttgaaaaaaatcaaaaaatgactcaatttgaaaatataaaaattattctttaaaatatttttaatattataattttaaatcttaaatttaaatacTAAATTTCACTCCTATTTTTCAAATCTAAACACTAAGTTTAAATAGTCAacctcaaaaatataaattagttacctttttaataaaacttgcTTTGATCGTTTAAATCTTTGTAtgctatatttataataaatattttttaaaatatcatagaATATTTCTCTTACGATAAATTATCTTATGAAAATTTACTTCTAACATTCCTACTTATACCAACTAAAAAttcacaatattttttattaatatatacaattaatatatacttataccAAATTACTTTGTAAATACGATTTTCACATCTTATTTTCCATGTTTGAAAATGCAGGTGACACAGCCGTCTGGCCTGATGATGTAAAACGTCCGGTAACTCTGCCCACCGTTAGAGCattaatcgattttttttttataaacacacGGTTCTTTTTAAATCCCCTTTTGTAACTATATGACTGATCTACATAGCTTTGATAGCTTTGAGAAGGGCTTGTATTCCAGTGGTCTCCTTTCTCACAGACGATTGCCAGAGGTCGCAGATTCGACTCTCTATCGGTGCGGTGATACTATGACTCtccaaaaaaatcttaaaggatttttttggatttgggcACCGCTTGCGGTGGGATCTAGTCACTATAAAAGGTTTACCCAAAAGTTTTTTTATCGGGCTtcgtggtctggtggtaaagAAACCTCGGCTGAGGTATCCGCCATCACGAGTTCGAGCCCCggccacagcggatttaacatGGTTTCCGTTTGGCTTCCAGGACCTTCCTCGCCAGTTCCGGTTGGACGTGGTGGGATAGTCAGACTTAGTGAGAAGTCCGGATACcaagattatcaaaaaaaaaaaaaaatcatgaaaaagagtAAAATCGTTGAAAAACAGAAGCGGCTAATGAATCTTAAAAAATTCTAGTTCTATTGGTTTACATGTTGCAGCGACATACGATCAGTCACGGATCGCAAATTGTTATTTGGTTTGCTGTTTCAAGATCAATATCAGAGTATCTTCCCGCCTATAACTGTGCGTACCCGGATGAAAGGCTTCGTGAGGATTAATCTGAGTTTACCACCTGGGATCCCCAcagatatcaaaaaaaaaaacattctagttttttgttctgaattttttttttcaaaacttcaaatttagaattCTCGagagtttcactactcaaaacttcaaatttaaaatttatttttagtttgtattttggtccttacaattaacatcacatttatgattcttaattattttcttgtttatcgttttaatccttaaaacttttctatctcataaatatttcaaatttgtttcataaattcaaaatttacacatattattaataaacaatttaaataatattttaaaactagaattaaaaaaaaaaatattacaacttactaaaaacattctttaaaagatacatgaaaacataattattacaaaattttaaatattttaacaatactATTAGTCGGGTAAATTTTCTCCGGAACCTTCAAAATGtccaaaatattgtccaaacaaattttgtgtaaccaaAAATAGAGCATTATGGAAAATATTTTATGGAAAAAATAtggtattttatttatattttaatatttaattatgcatttcggtttataattttatatataagtgtaagattttataggtgctagttatttataatttttgtatagatatagataaattatgataaatataactatattgtaaaatataaataattttgaaattaaatttgaaattttgtttttagagaaaaatgCTTTGAAACTTCAGACAGAGTTtcgaaaactttaaaataaagagTCTTTCTCGAAATGCTCTCAATCTGGATCACCGATTAGTCTCTGATTCTCAAGTAATTCGCTATGTCTGAATCGACCAATTCACACCTAGCATAATTCCAAACTTGGCGTATTTTTAGTTTAACATAtgtttctgtatattttattaactttatttATGACTTTATAGTTTAATAATGAGAAGGAATACatcattaatattttgataCAAAATGAACAGACTGGCATCTTAGAATTCTTTTCAGTCGATGGCGATGGCGAACTAGGGTCTCATGTTTTTTCGACGATGGGATCCGGGTAATCAGAGGAAGATTCGGAGGCGAGCAAAACTCTATCACAATGACAAGATCGGGAAGATATGGAATCGAAGAAGAAATTGGGCAAATAGGATTCTTTTGGATTCGCGAAGGACTCTGTGGGCCAGAGACAAGATCAGGATCAGAAGGACGAGAACATCCATAGGATATTCGAAACGGATACGGAATCCAGAGGATCAATCACAACACTATCGTGGCATGTTCTTCGTTATCATCAAAACGAGATCTTTGTCAATTGATAATGTGATTCGGGGAAATAGGATACGATCTGCTCTTCTTGATTGGCAAACATGGATATTGCATATGTTTGATAAGGAAGCTTGGGAAAGATTTATTGGGTTAATGAATATGGAGGTTGCTACCGGTGAAGTGGAAAAGAGAGCTGGTGCAAGTAAGCAATTGTTTTCTGCAGCTGTAGGAGGAAACACAAAGAAGAGGTTTGTCCACCCCTTCATCTCTCCTTGCAAACGTACAACAGCTAAGCGATGGGTGCTCTTTGTTTTTGCGGTCTCTATTGTTTTAATAAGCTCTTTGAGCACActtggttttatttttatattctctttgtttctgGTTGTTCAATTCAAGTGGGCTACGTTTCCACGAAAGGTTAAGTATTGGaataaaagattttgttttggttattgctATGGGTTCATCATCTGGAAAAAAATCTTtagttattggtttatattcttttttacaGTTTTATGTTGGTCTTTGGCCAAGGGTTGGGGTACGGGTGAAAAGTCTGGAATTATGTGGTTGATTTGGTTCTCATCGACGCTTGGGATCGACTTTATTGGTCTCTTCTCATTGGGGCATACTCTTGGCTTGGTCTCATTAAACCAAGTGCAGAGAATATATGGAGCCAGGAAGGTCATCAGGTTTGTTTCTTTGGTGATGCTGTACGATGAGAGAGTTTGCGTAAGAGCTATGGTATTTCATTATTTGAGTTTATCTCGAGTCCCCTTATCAGAGGAGAGATCAATGTATGCTATGTTAGTGATTTTTTTGGATAGAGGAAATAGTTTAAGAGATGGGGTACAAGTGAGAGCTAACCACAAATTTGGGTTTCGAGATAGTACGTATAATGGTTTGATAAGCATTTCGAATGTACGTATTATGATGATTGGAAAAAGGAATAATGGTTTTCAATGGTGTAATGGTGTTCCTCATGGGATTGATCGTACCTCTCACAAGACTGATTGTGATTTTACTGGTTTTAGGAACCTTGAGATTCTAAGATTGCTGGGTATCATCAAACCCCAATCTTCCGGCTCGGTAGAGCAATACAAGCaggtttatatatgaaaatattaagttgGAATTGCAGAGGTCTTGGAAGTCATTGGATAATAAGTTATCTTAGGGAAACATGGCATAAACATAAACCagactttttgtttttatcagaaacaaaacaagagtTTGGATTCGTACAAGGGTTTCAATCACATTTTGGTTATGATAGTCTTGTTACGGTAGATCCAATTGGGAGAAGTGGCGGTTTAGcccttttttataataatgaataccaagttaaaatattatattctagCAATAGAATGATAGATGTCGAGGCGGTGGCCAAAGGGAAACAAGTATTCCTTACTTTTGTATATGGAGAGCCGGATCAAAGTTTAAGAGAACATGTATGGGAAAGGTTAACCCGATATGGTTTAGCTCGATCGGAGCCCTGGTTTATTATAGGAGATTTAAACGAAATTACCGGGAATCACGAAAAAGATGGGGGATCTCTAAGATGTGCGACGTCCTTTATTCCTTTCAACAATATGATACGGAATAGTGGACTATTAGAATTTCCGGCTCGTGGTAATAAAATGTCATGGCAGGGACGAAGAGGTAAAGGAAAAGGAGCTGTAACGGTTAGATGTCGACTGGATAGAGCTTTGGCTAATGAGGAATTGCATACACTCTTTCCATTTTCTTATACAGAATACTTGAGGATGGTGGGATCGGATCATCGACCGGTGATTGCTTTTCTGGAAGATAAATTATTAAGGAAAAGAAGAGGTCAATTCAGGTTTGATAAGCGGTGGATAGGTCAGGAGGGGCTTATGGAATCAATTGTGTCAGGTTGGACAGAAAATCAGGAGGGCCAACCAGGggattttattactaaaattaataattgtcgACATGAAATATCTTCATGGCGGAAAGACAATCAACCTTATGGAAAGGAAAAAATTCAGAATCTCCAACAAGCTTTGGAAGATGTACAAACAGATAATAATAGATCCCAAGAGGATATTATTGAGATTTCCAGGAAATTACAGGAGGCCTACAAGGATGAGGAGGAGTATTGGCATCAGAAGAGTCGAAATATGTGGTACTCATCCGGGGATTTGAACACTAAGTTTTATCATGCTCTGACAAAGCAACGGCGGATCCGAAACAAAATAGTGGGCCTCCATGATGATGCGGGTAATTGGATCACAGATGATAACGGAGTTGAGAAGGTGGCTGTAGATTATTTTGATGGTTTATTTAATTCCACTAATCCTACGGAGTTTGATAGTTTCCTGGAGGAGATAGGACCATCAATTTCTCCTCAGATGAATCAAAGGCTATTGCGGTTAGCAACGGAGGAAGAAGTGAGACAAGCtttatttatgatgcatccgGAGAAAGCGCCAGGTCCGGATGGAATGACAGCTCTTTTTTTTCAGCATTCCTGGCATGTTATTAAAAAGGATGTGGTCGAACTggtgaatatttttttggtatcaGGTGATTTGGATCCAAGGCTAAACAtaactaatatttgtatgataCCAAAAGTAGAGAGACCGACAAGGATGACGGAACTGAGGCCAATAAGTCTTTGTAATGTGGgctataaaataatttcaaaggTTTTATGTCAAAGGCTGAAAAGTTGTCTTCCCAGACTAATTTCAGAGACacaatcggcttttgtggcaGGAAGGTTAATTTCGGATAACATTCTTATCgcgcaggaaatgtttcatggtttgAGAGCAAACAAGTCCTGTCAAAATAAGTTCATGGCAATCAAGACAgatatgagtaaggcatatGATCGGATAGAGTGGAATTTTATTGAGGCTCTCCTTCAAAAAATGGGTTTTGATCCTCATTGGATTAAATTAATGCGAGAGTGTGTCTCTTCGGTTCAATATAGGGTGCTTCTCAATGGACAGCCACGAGGTCTAATTATTCCCCAGCGGGGATTACGTCAAGGCGATCCTTTATccccttatttatttatcatgtgTACGGAGGcgttaatttcaaatattaaaaaggcgGAGCGGATGAAACAATTAACCGGTATGAAAGTGGCAAGAGCTTGCCCTGCAATCTCTCATTTGTTATTCGCAGATGATAGTTTGTTCTTTTGTAAGGCAAACAAGGAAGAGTGTCAAACTATACTCAGGATTCTAAAGGAATATGAGACTGTCTCTGGACAACAGATTAATTTCCAGAAatcctcaattcaatttggacataagattgatGAAGATAGTCGTCAAGAATTAAGGGATATTTTGGGAATTCAGAATTTAGGTGGAATGGGATCTTATTTAGGCCTGCCCGAAAGTCTAGGAGGTTCTAAGGTACAAGTGTTTGGCTTCGTACAAGAACGGCTGAATAGTAGGGTTAATGGATGGACCTTTCGATTTTTTACCAAGGGTGGAAAGGAGGTGATTATTAAATCAGTGATTACGGCTTTgccaaaccatgtgatgtctgtGTACCGGTTGCCGAAAGTTACAGTGAAGAAGCTCACAGGTGCAGTTGcccaattttggtggagtccaggaggCAGTACAagaggtatgcattggaaatcatgggataaagtgTGTGCCCATAAAGACAGTGGTGGGTTGGGTTTTAAGGATTTGACTGATTTTAATACGGCAATGCTTGGGAAGCAGTTGTGGCGGCTGATCGAGAAGCCAAATTCTCttttttctcgagttttcaagggtcggtattacaggaattcttcacccctggaaccgattcgctcatattccccgtcatatggctggaggagtattatttctgctagatctctggtttgtaaaggactaattaaaagggttgGAACAGGGTCATCtatttcagtatggaatgatccttggctcccatccactcgcccgagaccagctaacAAAAACCTTCATAATAATTACCCggacctcacagtggattctctcattaaTCCGGAATCCCGCACATGGAATGTACAGGCCATTAGAAACTTGGTGGATCCACAAGATGCAAAAATAATTGAGAGTATACCGTTGAGTAGAAATCAGTTGACagataggaatggatggcatttcaccaAGAATGGAAAATATACGGTACAATCAGGGTATCAGGTAGAAAGGATTTATCCTGACAAGGAGAGACCACCTGATTTTTATGGTCCTAATGTGGATATCCTCAAAGCATTTTGTTGGAAGGTGAGGTGCCCTCCGAAGCTAAAGCACTTTTTATGGCAGTTGTTGTCTGGCTGTATAGCGGTAACGAAAAATCTAAAAGCACGAGGGATACAAGGAGACACCTGTTGTGCCAGGTGCGGAGAtccggaggaatcaataaaccatgtgttttttgaatgtcctccagcacgtcAAGTGTGGGCATTATCCAAGATTCCATCAAATCCAAACATCTTCCCAATTGGCTCTCTTTTTGCTAATATGGACCATCTATTTTGGAGAATTAATCCAAGAATGGAgaatcatcagtttgcatggatattatggtatatttggaagggaCGGAACAACAAAGTGTTCAGTAACCTTGACACTGATCCAAGAGACACGCTGCGACTGGCAGAAGTTGAATCAACACTGTGGGCTGAGGCACAGGTTATTAATAATCATAGGTTGGTACAAGAAGTACAGGTAAGGCCCGATTTAGGGACCCTAGGAAGATGGTGCTTCACAGACGGTTCTTGGAAAGATAAAGATCTATTTTCAGGACAAGGATGGCTTAGTACGCTACCAGGGTTTGATAGCTTATTGGGGGCACGAAATGTAAGGGCATCCCTCTCACCTCTTCATTCGGAGATGGAGGcattaatttgggcaatggaatgtatgcgAAATTTAAggcagtttcaggttacgtttgcaacggattgttctcaactggtgaagatggtttcggaaccagaggaatggccagcatttgaaagctacctggaagatatcaagcttCTGCGACAAAGTTTTGTCAGCTCAGAAATCGTTCATGTTCCTAGGACGGAGAACAAAAGGGCGGATAGCTTGGCACGTAGTGCTCGGCaacaatcgtctttcgtcgtgCACATGGATGCAGATTTACCaccttggtttacagagtctacatgagtctgtaaatgtttgctgtaaaaaaaaaaaaaaaaagtttaataatgaGAGGGGAATTATCTCTCGACTCAAATTTCTGTTTGCCATTATTAGGGCCAACTAATCATCACTTAAACTAGCTTTTAGCCCTCGTTCTTATCCAAAAGATTATAAAGATTTTGAAAAGCATTTTATCAAGTAGATTATATTTCCTTAAATTCCACAGGAAATGGATTAATATAAAGTAaatgagacaaaaacaaaaaggtagCTGAGGTACTACTCGTAATATATTAGGAGGGGTTTGGTGAACAACTTGAAGAAGAGTAAGTTCAAGGGAATAAAATATACTgctagaaaaagaaagaaagacggGAAAAACCGTGAAAAACATTCATATGTTGTCAAATATAGTTGGTTGTGAACAGTCTTAATAATAAGAAGCTTCATAGTTTGGTGGATCAGACAAAGACACAAATGAGCTTTTGGATGTTAGATATGACATGAATGCaaattaggggtgttcaatccggatatcggttcggcttaggttcggttttttcggttttcggtatttcggttagtaaaatataactaccattctaaatccatatttacttcggttcggtttatataccgtcggttttcggtttattcggttttataccaaaaaacataattatttagtttgagatcatattatataaattttatagtcatattgtcaacacagtcatttattaaaaatataatacttgttcaaataaatgaacaaaaaagtaaaaatacttctatcatcaaataaaataatcaaatctattattaaaatgaaaggttgaaattttgaaaataaaaatatgaaacaaaacagaaacatgaaagaaaaaattttccattcttccatatttagtgttcattaaagtcatgttttttcaattgaacacgaaactctgtttgcttacagataagaaaaaagttgtgaaaacttttcattaattattatccatcaaatttataatcttcatattaatttagtgaagactaaaataaagcaaaaaaatcaaaagaagacttagaaaataagatgtctaaattgcgatgtattgttatttaattatagttcaagtgttttacaaattaagattctttattactataaaattatggtaatagttattaacacaaatttaacttatgtaacaaatagattttcatgtattgttataaaatagatacatatttacatgtttctacttttaatcggttttgttcggtttattcggtttaatcggttatataccaaaccatatccaaatcctacggtttttataaaattatatccattcggtttatatggtatataccaaaaccaaaccatattgtctatttcggttcggttcggttcggtacggttcggttttaccatattgaacagccctaatgCAAATTCACTACTCATTCCACttctaaacaaagaaaacaCATTGCCAGAAGAAGAAATGGATAACAAATAAACTTAGAAGTGAAGCAAATAGATGTGGGTTGAAATTACGATCCTAAGATCATAGATTGAAATATAGTAGTCACAAAGGACATTTGATATTTGAACACAAAAATATGTCTGAACTGATGAACGTGTAAGCAGGATATGAAATATACAATAGCATTTTAACTGCAAAGGTAGAAGTCAGCTGTTCTACCTTTCTGCTACTAGTAACCGTCGTCGCCAAGCAGCTACATGATACAATAATCAAAGAGAAAGAATTCGCTGACATGATATCCGTATCAGCAAAATGAGATGATATAGCCGTTGATGTAGCAGTTGGTATATGATTTCGCCAAAAGTAATaagataaatgatatttaaattttctcaaaatttatgtatttatttacacGATGGTATGCTTGTTTTATAAGTTAAACATATAACAATATGTTAGACGGGGTTTTT
The nucleotide sequence above comes from Brassica napus cultivar Da-Ae chromosome A9, Da-Ae, whole genome shotgun sequence. Encoded proteins:
- the LOC106349019 gene encoding 3-oxoacyl-[acyl-carrier-protein] synthase III, chloroplastic, encoding MANASGFFTHPSISSMRSRTHLPIQVSGSGFCVSKRFSKRVLCSSLSSLDDNASRSPSQYRPPRLVPSGCKLIGSGSAVPSLLISNDDLAKIVDTNDEWIATRTGIRNRRVVSGKDSLVGLAVEAATKALEMAEVAPEDIDLVLMCTSTPDDLFGAAPQIQKALGCTKNPLAYDITAACSGFVLGLVSAACHIRGGGFKNVLVIGADSLSRFVDWTDRGTCILFGDAAGAVVVQACDIEDDGLYSFDVHSDGDGRRHLNASVKESQTDGALSSNGSALGDFPPKQSSYSCIQMNGQEVFRFAVKCVPQSLESALQKAGLPASSIDWLLLHQANQRILDSVATRLQFPPERVISNLANYGNTSAASIPLALDEAVRSGKVKPGHTIATSGFGAGLTWGSAIIRWR